A genomic region of Candidatus Marimicrobium litorale contains the following coding sequences:
- a CDS encoding CobW family GTP-binding protein translates to MSAAKTPVFAVPTNIITGFLGAGKTTAILHLLKDKPEQERWAVLVNEFGEIGVDGSMVQGQSSEDSGVYIREVPGGCMCCTAGLPMQIALTQLLSRARPQRLLIEPTGLGHPLEVLQTLSSDYNRDVLSIQKTLTLVDARNISDERYTTHDTFKQQLSIADVVVANKDDLYSNEDRRKLQAFVNAVCRPDTPVICTQNGKITLDRLSGATQILVEPSAEHERKSQGLLAEDLSFPDCGYVTAINGGEGFESIGWRFSPDKIFDRTRLIDFLRGLDVERMKGVFITPHGVFAYNLTRDAMTETELDDCSESRIEIIADEINLDWANEITSCLLLDD, encoded by the coding sequence ATGAGTGCCGCTAAAACTCCGGTGTTTGCTGTACCAACTAATATTATTACGGGCTTTCTCGGCGCCGGAAAAACCACGGCTATACTTCACCTGCTCAAGGACAAGCCCGAGCAGGAGCGCTGGGCCGTGTTGGTCAATGAGTTTGGTGAAATTGGCGTGGATGGCAGTATGGTGCAAGGTCAGAGTAGCGAAGACAGCGGAGTATATATTCGTGAGGTGCCCGGGGGCTGCATGTGCTGCACCGCCGGTTTGCCTATGCAAATAGCGCTGACTCAATTACTCAGTCGGGCTCGGCCGCAGCGATTGCTCATTGAGCCGACGGGCTTGGGGCATCCGCTTGAGGTGTTGCAGACGTTGTCATCTGACTACAACCGTGACGTGCTTTCGATTCAGAAAACGCTGACATTAGTTGATGCTCGCAATATTTCCGATGAGCGGTATACGACGCATGACACGTTCAAGCAGCAGCTTTCGATCGCTGATGTTGTGGTTGCGAATAAAGATGACCTCTACTCAAATGAGGACCGCCGTAAGTTGCAGGCTTTCGTAAACGCGGTCTGCCGGCCGGATACTCCGGTTATATGCACACAGAATGGCAAGATTACACTCGATAGGTTGTCCGGCGCCACGCAAATTTTGGTAGAGCCTAGTGCCGAGCATGAAAGAAAATCGCAGGGACTATTGGCCGAAGATCTGTCGTTTCCAGATTGCGGTTACGTGACGGCAATCAATGGAGGCGAGGGCTTTGAGAGTATTGGTTGGCGCTTTAGTCCGGACAAAATCTTCGACCGTACGCGGCTCATTGATTTCCTGCGTGGTCTTGATGTGGAGCGCATGAAAGGAGTATTCATCACCCCCCATGGAGTATTTGCCTACAACTTGACCCGCGACGCCATGACCGAGACAGAGCTTGACGACTGCAGTGAGAGTCGCATAGAGATTATCGCCGACGAAATTAATTTGGATTGGGCCAATGAAATCACCAGCTGCCTTCTGTTAGACGACTGA
- a CDS encoding DUF3299 domain-containing protein → MHYALSLAITCLFTAMVLLLSSGIAASTRAESNEQETFTTIEWPDLIPPETLEVLMNPPKYITEMEDGSAEDQIANNIKNAIGAASDDPYQQALSSTEVNADMDGAMIRLPGFVVPLEFDDEQVITQFFLVPYFGACLHMPPPPPNQIILVNSPQGLTLDELYTPIWVSGVLSASVTEYDMATAAYVLTMAAYENYEE, encoded by the coding sequence ATGCACTACGCACTATCACTGGCAATAACATGCCTTTTTACGGCAATGGTACTGCTTCTTTCCTCAGGCATTGCTGCCTCCACCCGCGCTGAAAGCAATGAACAGGAGACATTCACCACCATCGAATGGCCCGACCTGATTCCGCCAGAAACCCTGGAAGTGCTCATGAACCCGCCAAAGTACATCACCGAAATGGAAGACGGTTCTGCCGAGGATCAAATAGCAAACAACATCAAGAACGCTATCGGCGCAGCCAGCGACGACCCATACCAGCAGGCGTTATCTTCGACCGAGGTAAACGCCGATATGGATGGCGCGATGATCAGATTGCCGGGCTTTGTCGTACCGTTGGAGTTTGATGATGAGCAGGTAATCACCCAATTTTTTCTTGTCCCCTACTTTGGCGCCTGCCTGCACATGCCTCCACCACCGCCGAACCAGATCATTCTGGTCAACTCTCCCCAGGGGCTAACGCTGGATGAGCTTTACACTCCGATATGGGTATCCGGCGTTTTATCTGCAAGCGTAACGGAATACGACATGGCAACCGCCGCTTATGTATTGACGATGGCAGCCTACGAAAATTACGAAGAGTGA
- a CDS encoding ABC transporter ATP-binding protein has protein sequence MTIELKNVSFTHPDTMGKPVLDIPKWSVAAGQRLFVHGPSGSGKSTLLNLVSGLLECKEGEVAVLGERLDRMSRRKRDRFRAHHVGYVFQRFNLIPYLSAIENIELARCFSEARQRQRGGPSIQSLLELLNVASDEWHKPTVRLSMGQQQRVAIARALINRPELLIADEPTSSLDQNNRDAFLSVLMSIVNEHDMTLLFVSHDMGLAERFDQVQALSDISRAA, from the coding sequence ATGACGATTGAACTTAAGAATGTCAGCTTTACTCACCCGGACACTATGGGGAAACCGGTTCTTGATATTCCCAAATGGTCTGTCGCCGCCGGGCAGCGGTTGTTTGTGCACGGCCCCTCCGGATCAGGTAAATCAACTTTACTCAATCTGGTTAGCGGCTTGTTGGAATGCAAGGAGGGGGAGGTCGCCGTGCTCGGCGAACGATTGGATCGAATGAGTCGGCGTAAACGAGACCGCTTTCGCGCCCACCATGTAGGGTACGTTTTTCAGCGTTTTAACTTGATCCCTTATCTCAGTGCTATAGAGAATATTGAATTGGCGAGGTGCTTTTCGGAGGCTCGCCAGCGGCAGCGCGGTGGCCCATCGATACAGTCGCTGCTCGAATTGCTCAATGTCGCGTCAGATGAGTGGCACAAACCCACAGTGCGGCTCAGTATGGGCCAGCAGCAACGGGTAGCGATAGCGAGGGCGCTGATTAATCGTCCCGAGCTTTTAATCGCGGATGAACCGACCTCATCGCTTGACCAGAACAATCGCGATGCGTTCCTGTCGGTTTTGATGTCGATTGTGAATGAACATGATATGACGTTGCTGTTTGTCAGTCATGACATGGGCCTTGCTGAGCGATTTGATCAGGTGCAGGCGCTTAGTGATATCAGCCGAGCGGCTTAA
- a CDS encoding ABC transporter permease: MFFKIALKSLLNRKGSVVMSLLAISVAIFVLLGIEHIRHQARDSFASTVSGVDLIVGAKTGSLNLLLYSVFRMGAPTDNISWQAYQDIASDKDVAWAVPLSLGDSHKGFRVLGTSPEYFEYFSYGNKRKLALSQGRVFGDIYDVVLGAEVARALGYTPGQEIILAHGVVSTGFSRHDNHPFRVSGILEPTGTPVDQTVHVPLAGLDAMHAGPAAPSRPADSAARQFADAERVPESITAFMLGLKSRMVTFRLQRKINAYGAEPLLAILPGVALSELWQMVGVFENVLRLVSMLVLVAAVLGLSAVLLASVRERSHEIHLLRVLGAPPSYLFYLMEMEAILICLSGMALGAAALYICLTFVEEALFANFGLHLSPGVLTGDSLIIVALVLSAVLVAAAIPSMRVYLQARGYNE; this comes from the coding sequence ATGTTTTTCAAAATAGCATTGAAAAGTTTGCTGAATCGGAAAGGCTCCGTGGTGATGAGTCTGCTGGCTATCAGTGTTGCCATCTTCGTGTTGTTGGGCATTGAACATATCCGACACCAGGCCAGGGATAGCTTTGCCAGCACGGTGTCCGGCGTAGATCTGATCGTGGGTGCCAAAACTGGAAGTCTCAACCTGCTGCTCTATTCTGTCTTTCGCATGGGGGCGCCTACCGACAACATCAGCTGGCAGGCTTACCAGGATATTGCCTCAGATAAGGACGTGGCCTGGGCGGTACCCCTATCGCTTGGTGATTCCCATAAAGGCTTCAGGGTGTTGGGAACCTCGCCCGAGTATTTCGAGTATTTCAGCTACGGCAACAAGCGCAAGCTGGCGTTGTCGCAGGGTAGGGTGTTTGGGGACATTTACGATGTTGTGTTGGGCGCAGAGGTTGCCCGGGCGCTAGGGTATACACCCGGACAGGAAATTATCCTCGCCCACGGGGTGGTAAGCACTGGTTTTAGTCGTCATGACAATCACCCCTTTCGCGTTTCGGGCATTTTGGAGCCGACGGGTACCCCGGTGGATCAGACGGTGCACGTTCCACTGGCAGGTCTTGATGCAATGCACGCGGGCCCTGCAGCGCCTTCAAGGCCAGCGGATAGCGCGGCGCGCCAATTCGCAGATGCTGAACGGGTTCCCGAGAGTATCACCGCGTTTATGCTGGGCTTGAAGTCACGCATGGTGACTTTCCGGTTGCAACGGAAAATTAACGCGTATGGGGCCGAACCCTTGCTCGCGATTTTACCCGGGGTGGCCTTGTCTGAGTTATGGCAGATGGTCGGTGTGTTCGAGAACGTCCTGCGCCTTGTCTCTATGCTGGTGCTGGTCGCAGCTGTTCTGGGTCTGAGCGCTGTTTTGCTGGCGTCAGTCAGGGAGAGAAGCCATGAGATACACTTGCTGCGTGTTCTCGGTGCACCTCCGTCTTATTTATTTTATTTGATGGAAATGGAAGCCATCCTGATATGCCTGTCAGGCATGGCGTTGGGTGCCGCTGCTCTCTATATCTGTCTTACCTTCGTCGAAGAGGCGCTTTTTGCAAACTTCGGATTACACTTAAGTCCGGGGGTGCTCACCGGCGATAGTCTGATCATCGTGGCACTGGTGTTGTCGGCTGTACTGGTTGCGGCGGCCATTCCGTCAATGCGGGTCTATTTACAAGCGAGAGGTTATAATGAGTGA
- a CDS encoding transcriptional repressor — MSHSVEIEALLDEADQRCKKRGARLTTKRKQVLAGLLHSDIALSAYDLVDYCREEHGQAIPAMSVYRMLDFLQSQYLVHKLSLANKYVACAHIRCDHEHEVPQFLICGRCQRVEEINVPKAMIKTLKRGVEEVGFELVSPQLEINCLCNDCLGEPV; from the coding sequence ATGTCCCATTCGGTAGAAATAGAGGCTTTGCTAGACGAGGCAGATCAGCGCTGCAAAAAGCGGGGCGCGCGGCTTACCACTAAGCGAAAGCAGGTGCTGGCTGGCCTGCTGCATTCTGATATCGCTCTATCCGCTTATGATCTAGTCGATTACTGTCGGGAAGAGCATGGCCAGGCTATCCCGGCGATGTCGGTATATCGGATGCTGGATTTCCTGCAAAGCCAGTACCTGGTGCATAAGCTCAGTCTGGCTAACAAGTATGTGGCCTGCGCTCATATCAGGTGTGACCATGAGCATGAGGTGCCGCAGTTTTTAATTTGCGGACGCTGTCAGCGTGTGGAAGAAATTAACGTACCGAAAGCGATGATAAAGACACTCAAGCGTGGCGTTGAAGAGGTAGGGTTCGAACTAGTGAGTCCCCAGCTCGAGATAAACTGTCTTTGCAATGACTGCCTCGGCGAGCCTGTTTGA
- a CDS encoding amidohydrolase encodes MKVVLSFRSWLLYAAASLVIAHSVQAVEPADYVITNARIYTLSDKQPWAEALAAKNGKIVFVGSENGAKAYTGTETTLIDVEGRLVLPGFIESHSHSILGAVLLSGMAFSANATPEEIADEVRQYASENPDKPVIFGQGHNFPNMAGAEQRATTKLLDEAVPDGRPVVLLSNDLHAAWANTKAFKNAGINADTPDPMPAGSYDRDDVGQPSGYIRGGPAHMPIAVANGVLSQEALTASMLPILESFSELGFTTLFDSGAPMGMETGYEVMHTFEEQGTLPTRISGSVMAPYDPDPLTSLNNYSKRYNSPQLRVNHLKIVGDGVMETHKAALLHPYHDKPDEMGGLTFGTQEAMDELALGAAKGGYGIQVHVIGDHGVRAALNSLEKIRQKGLDTRFNLTHVQLVDDQDLPRFAELGAVVQTTPLWFTPNNANLIRLGPERYEQLYRFHQLIEDGVPVASGSDWPVGGLSPAAINAFANIETAVTRSFPRSFLEWAGVSPDQPPYNKPLPPAGEGWTVEEAVRSYTINGAYMIGWEGSVGSLEVGKFADLIVVDQNIFEVDVEDIHETNVLLTMMNGKIFHDSHFGLEELLIGDDSAVQELPEGPMGW; translated from the coding sequence ATGAAAGTGGTTTTGAGTTTCAGATCCTGGTTGCTTTACGCGGCAGCAAGCCTGGTAATCGCACATAGCGTTCAAGCGGTTGAACCCGCTGATTATGTGATCACTAACGCCCGCATATACACGTTGTCGGACAAGCAACCCTGGGCGGAGGCCCTTGCGGCAAAGAATGGCAAGATCGTATTTGTCGGCAGTGAGAACGGGGCAAAGGCCTACACCGGCACTGAGACCACCCTCATTGACGTCGAAGGCAGGTTGGTGCTGCCAGGGTTTATCGAGTCACACTCCCACTCAATCCTTGGTGCGGTACTGCTCTCCGGCATGGCTTTTTCCGCGAATGCCACACCGGAGGAAATCGCCGACGAAGTGAGACAATACGCAAGCGAAAACCCCGATAAGCCGGTTATTTTCGGCCAGGGACACAACTTTCCCAACATGGCGGGTGCCGAACAACGAGCCACAACCAAGCTGCTGGACGAGGCCGTTCCCGATGGCAGGCCAGTAGTGCTGCTAAGCAATGATTTGCATGCAGCATGGGCAAATACCAAGGCCTTCAAAAACGCGGGAATAAACGCAGACACGCCTGACCCAATGCCGGCTGGCTCCTACGATCGGGACGATGTGGGTCAGCCCTCTGGCTATATCCGCGGCGGCCCGGCGCATATGCCCATCGCGGTCGCAAATGGCGTGCTTTCACAAGAAGCGCTCACAGCAAGCATGCTGCCAATTTTGGAATCTTTTAGCGAATTGGGCTTTACCACATTGTTTGACTCGGGTGCACCCATGGGAATGGAAACAGGATACGAGGTCATGCACACCTTCGAAGAACAGGGGACCCTGCCAACCCGTATTTCTGGCTCGGTAATGGCGCCCTATGACCCTGACCCGCTGACTAGCCTGAATAATTACAGCAAGCGCTACAACTCACCCCAACTCCGAGTGAACCACCTCAAGATCGTCGGCGACGGCGTTATGGAAACGCACAAGGCAGCACTCCTTCACCCTTACCACGACAAACCAGACGAAATGGGTGGATTAACCTTTGGCACTCAGGAAGCAATGGATGAATTGGCGCTGGGAGCTGCCAAGGGCGGCTACGGAATACAGGTTCATGTTATTGGCGATCATGGCGTTAGAGCCGCACTGAATAGTCTCGAAAAAATTCGGCAAAAAGGATTAGATACCCGATTCAACCTGACACACGTGCAACTCGTCGACGATCAGGACCTGCCAAGGTTTGCGGAGCTGGGCGCGGTGGTGCAGACCACACCGCTGTGGTTTACGCCTAACAACGCCAACTTGATCAGGCTGGGCCCAGAGCGCTACGAGCAGCTCTATCGCTTTCATCAACTGATCGAGGACGGCGTACCCGTCGCCTCGGGAAGCGATTGGCCAGTTGGTGGGTTGTCGCCAGCTGCCATCAACGCTTTTGCGAATATCGAAACTGCGGTTACCAGGTCTTTCCCGCGCTCCTTTCTCGAATGGGCCGGCGTAAGCCCCGATCAACCGCCCTATAACAAGCCCTTGCCGCCAGCAGGGGAAGGCTGGACCGTAGAAGAAGCGGTCCGCAGCTACACGATCAACGGCGCTTACATGATCGGATGGGAAGGCAGCGTGGGATCGCTGGAAGTTGGCAAGTTCGCTGACCTGATTGTCGTCGACCAGAATATCTTCGAAGTGGATGTAGAAGATATCCATGAGACTAATGTGCTCCTGACGATGATGAACGGGAAAATCTTTCACGATTCCCATTTTGGCCTGGAAGAACTATTAATTGGCGATGACAGTGCCGTGCAGGAACTACCGGAGGGGCCTATGGGCTGGTGA
- a CDS encoding fibronectin type III domain-containing protein, whose amino-acid sequence MKFIFSVAQAMLALAITVFISAPPARAVTLDSSGTNDEYVGVANYAFSYTSVPYALEGSCYIANEENNSSWVPIPGTCDTSTTSSCWADTCTNCANSDDVFADAYISMTSMRKGLLQYYADNHKDETQGYCNFSIGPWNFSVNFGYRDTGVDFTLSLYAEGDSQNIVNNSDGWITSGTCPPANPSAPAGVIPQQFDANTDPASQYNLICNEDFLISLAADPDTSNAAMISVVNNVNGLATGAQELSNETTVTVNQASAQGSSEVGLRQLDGRSSDFESESLSSETTLRRFSNRTDTAGRWLITSDGDGQEFRGVLVSGSEPSETERVACQLIGHDGNPEIIKRNYEYQCDLSSLDGVSTRSDVISMPATVLRVRNRAGGLPEFRRTDADVVSHANVAIKAFARGARVGAADATKNLVWHGQTGQSRVVMVKDDLSGDIEIVTHSPKALSPIFMSCAAEPQVDALNPEYLCKANLRCTGSPCPDASWSARSKLTLPTALFKNRPCQPDSGVPAQDPVLKLSDSVARGRSGQLIFQAGMVLPAGSAIRPDQNGFRLLVEDAEGHTVVDFDVPGNTPDQPQQGSWRVTQDLTKFTYNSSDDGGPGITIEQKEGGSNSWLVAATGSTDRLDDGDLKPPLAASFTLNPSDENSALCATTYGGIKEPAVTTRSISRDTVLLQWTQPEMEGHTFAGYTVTWGLEGSSIPAGTMFISDINTFSTVITDLDCGANCSFRVSADSISLSALAPPASRIPAVGVQGLIILILLMLGIGAAGIRRFS is encoded by the coding sequence ATGAAGTTTATATTTTCTGTCGCTCAGGCGATGTTGGCGCTCGCAATTACTGTATTCATATCTGCGCCTCCTGCACGGGCAGTAACCCTCGATTCCTCAGGCACCAATGACGAGTACGTTGGCGTGGCGAACTATGCGTTCAGCTATACATCCGTTCCTTATGCACTTGAGGGGAGCTGCTACATTGCAAATGAGGAAAACAATAGCTCATGGGTGCCCATTCCCGGCACGTGCGACACCAGCACCACGAGCAGTTGCTGGGCCGATACGTGCACGAACTGCGCCAATTCAGACGACGTATTCGCCGATGCCTATATTTCAATGACGTCCATGCGGAAAGGGCTGCTGCAGTACTATGCGGACAATCACAAGGATGAAACCCAAGGCTATTGCAACTTCTCGATTGGTCCATGGAATTTTTCTGTTAACTTTGGCTACCGTGACACGGGTGTAGATTTTACTCTGTCACTTTACGCAGAAGGAGATTCACAAAATATTGTCAACAATTCGGACGGTTGGATAACGTCAGGCACTTGCCCCCCGGCCAACCCTTCCGCGCCTGCCGGTGTCATTCCACAGCAGTTCGATGCGAATACTGACCCGGCTTCGCAATACAACCTGATTTGCAACGAAGATTTTCTTATAAGTCTGGCGGCAGATCCGGATACTTCGAATGCCGCGATGATCTCAGTGGTCAACAATGTGAACGGATTAGCGACGGGGGCACAAGAGTTGTCTAACGAGACTACCGTAACAGTTAATCAAGCGTCGGCGCAGGGATCAAGCGAGGTGGGGCTGCGTCAGTTGGACGGTCGAAGTTCTGATTTCGAATCGGAAAGCTTGTCGAGCGAAACCACATTGCGCAGATTCAGTAACCGGACCGACACCGCGGGTCGCTGGCTTATCACTTCAGATGGCGATGGCCAGGAGTTTCGCGGTGTGCTGGTCTCTGGTTCTGAGCCATCCGAGACCGAACGGGTCGCCTGTCAACTAATTGGGCATGACGGCAATCCCGAGATAATCAAAAGGAACTATGAATACCAGTGTGACCTATCTTCCCTCGACGGAGTCTCTACGCGCAGTGACGTCATTTCCATGCCTGCGACCGTGCTTCGGGTGCGCAACAGAGCGGGTGGTTTGCCTGAGTTCCGGCGTACAGATGCCGACGTCGTATCCCATGCGAATGTGGCGATAAAAGCGTTTGCGAGAGGTGCCCGAGTTGGCGCTGCAGATGCCACGAAAAACCTCGTCTGGCACGGACAGACTGGGCAGAGTCGGGTTGTTATGGTGAAGGATGATTTAAGTGGCGACATCGAAATCGTCACACACTCTCCCAAAGCCTTAAGTCCTATCTTTATGTCCTGTGCAGCTGAGCCACAGGTTGATGCACTCAATCCTGAATACCTCTGCAAAGCAAACCTGAGGTGTACCGGCTCACCCTGTCCGGACGCTAGCTGGAGCGCGAGATCGAAGCTTACACTTCCGACCGCATTGTTCAAAAATAGGCCGTGTCAACCCGATAGCGGCGTGCCGGCTCAAGACCCAGTGCTCAAGTTAAGCGACTCTGTTGCCAGGGGGCGCAGCGGCCAACTGATATTTCAGGCGGGTATGGTATTGCCCGCAGGTAGCGCGATTCGGCCTGACCAGAATGGTTTTCGTTTACTGGTTGAGGACGCTGAAGGCCACACTGTCGTAGACTTTGATGTGCCCGGGAACACGCCAGATCAACCGCAACAGGGCTCATGGAGAGTGACTCAGGATTTAACTAAATTCACCTACAATTCCAGTGACGATGGTGGTCCTGGAATTACCATTGAGCAGAAAGAAGGTGGTAGCAACAGTTGGCTCGTAGCTGCCACTGGTAGCACAGACCGCCTGGACGATGGCGACCTCAAACCCCCTCTTGCGGCTAGCTTTACCCTCAATCCATCCGACGAGAATAGCGCGTTATGTGCTACCACTTACGGCGGAATAAAAGAACCTGCGGTAACCACTCGGTCAATTAGCCGCGACACAGTCTTGTTACAGTGGACACAGCCCGAGATGGAAGGTCATACGTTCGCCGGATACACGGTAACGTGGGGTTTGGAGGGATCAAGTATCCCTGCTGGTACTATGTTCATTTCAGACATTAACACCTTCTCCACCGTAATCACCGATTTGGATTGCGGCGCAAATTGTTCATTTAGAGTGAGCGCAGACAGTATTAGTCTCAGTGCACTGGCGCCACCGGCATCACGGATTCCTGCCGTCGGGGTTCAGGGATTGATTATTTTGATCCTGCTGATGCTTGGCATCGGTGCGGCGGGAATCAGAAGGTTTTCTTGA